One Salarias fasciatus chromosome 9, fSalaFa1.1, whole genome shotgun sequence DNA segment encodes these proteins:
- the LOC115394443 gene encoding uncharacterized protein LOC115394443, with protein MGKSTDCAPSRGMPRSISTPLTPSFIITSSPTREPLKQEVSANNVIIVDPSNDLSSSPRNGKDNMAARSAEWRSEDSGSNLIILETSNLIIRSASEFSLSTACEQPQEKMFLNNPFFKLRSRSTISLVDEEIKMVKQREEELKKERASLYGRDRFDPDRSNRLDTLTFGHSVDVPMKCKSSPSSPMKTAYRMDRSALSCDHRFPDVYAGGRRKSAMALRWEAGEFTKTD; from the exons ATGGGTAAATCGACGGACTGTGCTCCGTCCAGAGGCATGCCCAGATCCATCAGCACCCCGCTGACGCCGTCCTTCATCATCACCTCCTCGCCCACCAGGGAGcctctgaaacaggaagtgtcgGCAAACAACGTCATCATCGTAGACCCCAGCAATGACTTGAGCTCCAGCCCTCGGAATGGCAAAGACAACATGGCGGCTCGCTCTGCCGAGTGGCGCTCCGAAGACAGCGGCTCCAACCTCATCATCCTGGAGACGTCCAATCTCATCATTCGCAGTGCCTCGGAGTTCTCGCTCAGCACCGCCTGCGAGCAGCCGCAGGAGAAGATGTTCCTCAACAACCCCTTTTTCAAGCTGCGTTCAAGAAGCACAATATCTCTGGTGGACGAAGAGATAAAGATggtgaagcagagagaggaggagttGAAGAAAGAGAGGGCCAGCCTGTACGGACGAGACCGGTTCGACCCCGACAGGTCCAACCGCCTGGACACTCTGACGTTCGGTCACTCAG TTGATGTACCAATGAAGTGCAAGTCCTCTCCGTCCTCACCAATGAAGACGGCCTACCGGATGGATCGCTCAGCCTTGTCCTGCGACCACAGA TTCCCGGATGTCTACGCCGGAGGAAGACGGAAGAGTGCCATGGCTCTGCGCTGGGAGGCCGGCGAGTTTACAAAAACTGACTGA